One segment of Arcanobacterium phocae DNA contains the following:
- the trmB gene encoding tRNA (guanosine(46)-N7)-methyltransferase TrmB, which yields MTTTNEPTERNKNYGRIISFTRRGSRLGDKFEKVMAEYGPHYVIDYPAGEAQTTIADDAFIDLVDAFGRVAPLVVEIGPGSGEQLISQAKAHPERNFLALEAWAPGVARCVNAAMREGVENVRVMEADAAQTLPIIFRTDVEVPNPRAVEVWTFFPDPWRKTRHHKRRIVNDAFTRTIAGVLADDGIWRMATDWDNYAWQMRDVIERSECLTNLHPGENPDPNDEGDFVGGFAPRWTGRIMTRFEQRGIDAGRTIHDVCATPSSEAQTITLP from the coding sequence GTGACGACGACGAACGAGCCCACTGAACGTAACAAGAACTACGGACGCATTATCTCCTTTACCCGGCGTGGATCGCGGTTAGGGGATAAGTTTGAAAAAGTTATGGCCGAATATGGCCCGCATTATGTGATTGACTATCCGGCCGGTGAAGCCCAGACGACGATTGCTGACGATGCGTTTATTGATCTGGTAGACGCCTTTGGTCGAGTTGCGCCGCTTGTGGTGGAGATCGGACCAGGCTCTGGCGAACAGCTTATTTCTCAGGCGAAGGCGCATCCGGAGCGGAATTTTCTTGCATTAGAAGCATGGGCACCTGGTGTGGCACGGTGTGTGAACGCTGCCATGCGCGAAGGTGTGGAGAACGTTCGCGTGATGGAAGCTGATGCTGCTCAGACATTGCCGATTATTTTCCGCACCGACGTTGAGGTTCCTAATCCGCGGGCTGTGGAAGTGTGGACGTTCTTTCCCGATCCGTGGCGTAAGACCCGCCATCACAAGCGCCGGATTGTTAATGATGCGTTTACTCGTACCATTGCTGGCGTGTTGGCTGACGACGGTATCTGGCGTATGGCCACCGATTGGGATAACTACGCCTGGCAGATGCGTGACGTTATTGAGCGCAGTGAATGCCTGACGAATCTGCATCCAGGGGAGAATCCTGATCCGAACGACGAAGGCGATTTCGTTGGCGGATTTGCGCCACGGTGGACCGGGCGAATCATGACCCGCTTCGAACAGCGCGGTATTGATGCCGGCCGCACAATTCATGATGTGTGTGCTACGCCGTCGTCGGAAGCACAGACTATAACATTGCCGTGA
- a CDS encoding type II toxin-antitoxin system PemK/MazF family toxin, with amino-acid sequence MWRTIAKILLDVGKRVVTDQTSTPSLGLPGPRDQAIVYDVTTLGEPDFSYHPVKDAIPDPGEVVWTWVPYEENDGRGKDRPVLVVAAHGSDHVVFAQTTSKDHDRDAQDEARWGRYWMDIGSGNWDARRRPSEVRLNRLMIVHINQVRRTGGQLERRIFVRVIAEIKKYLHS; translated from the coding sequence ATGTGGCGAACGATAGCGAAGATACTTCTTGATGTTGGCAAACGTGTTGTAACAGATCAGACCAGCACGCCTTCGTTAGGGCTTCCTGGCCCGCGCGATCAAGCTATCGTCTATGACGTCACAACTCTAGGAGAACCAGATTTTTCTTATCATCCAGTCAAGGATGCTATTCCTGATCCAGGCGAAGTAGTGTGGACATGGGTTCCATACGAGGAGAATGATGGGCGAGGTAAAGACCGTCCGGTTCTGGTCGTAGCCGCGCACGGCAGTGATCATGTGGTATTTGCCCAAACAACATCAAAGGATCACGACCGTGATGCCCAAGACGAGGCCCGTTGGGGCCGATACTGGATGGATATCGGTTCCGGGAATTGGGATGCTCGTCGTCGTCCGTCAGAGGTCAGACTCAACCGGCTTATGATCGTTCATATCAATCAGGTACGCCGCACTGGCGGCCAGTTGGAGCGCCGTATTTTTGTCCGCGTCATCGCTGAAATTAAGAAGTATCTGCACTCATAA
- the lepA gene encoding translation elongation factor 4 yields the protein MPVSTAAELKAIEPAATDPSRIRNFCIIAHIDHGKSTLADRMLQLTGVVAERDMRAQYLDRMDIERERGITIKSQAVRMPWSVDKSAYALNMIDTPGHVDFSYEVSRSLAACEGAILLVDAAQGIEAQTLANLYMAMENDLVIIPVLNKIDLPAANPDKYAAEIGALLGVDPDSVIRVSGKTGQGVDELLDRIVLEVPSPVGNPDAPTRAMIFDSVYDSYRGVVTYVRVVDGQLEPRQRVSMMATNTTHELLEIGVISPEPMPSKGLGVGEVGYLITGVKDVRQSRVGDTVTDLRKPADEALAGYRDPKPMVFSGIYPIDGSDYPALRDALEKLKLNDAALTYEPENSVALGFGFRCGFLGLLHLEIVRERLEREFDLDLIATAPSVIYRVVTDAGEEHIVANPSEFPDGKIKAIYEPLVEATILTPKDYVGSVMELCQQRRGIMGGMDYLSEDRVELHYKLPLAEIVTDFFDQLKSRTKGYASLDYKEEGEQTADLVKVNILLNGETVDAFSAIVHRDAAYHYGVEMTAKLKALIPRQQFEIPVQAAIGTRVIARETIKALRKDMLAKCYGGDVTRKRKLLEKQKAGKKRMKSIGRVDVPQEAFVAALASDMPEAKKK from the coding sequence GTGCCTGTATCAACTGCCGCTGAGCTCAAAGCTATCGAGCCCGCCGCCACTGATCCATCGCGGATCCGAAATTTTTGCATCATTGCGCATATCGACCATGGGAAATCGACCTTGGCTGACCGGATGTTGCAATTAACAGGTGTGGTAGCCGAACGCGATATGCGTGCGCAATACCTCGATCGCATGGATATTGAGCGCGAACGCGGTATTACGATTAAATCTCAGGCAGTGCGTATGCCATGGTCGGTTGATAAGAGTGCTTACGCGCTGAATATGATCGATACGCCGGGACACGTTGACTTTTCGTATGAGGTTTCCCGATCCCTTGCCGCATGTGAGGGTGCGATTTTGCTTGTCGACGCAGCACAAGGCATCGAGGCGCAGACGCTCGCTAACCTCTACATGGCGATGGAAAACGATCTGGTTATTATTCCAGTGTTGAACAAGATCGACTTGCCAGCTGCAAATCCAGATAAGTATGCAGCCGAGATCGGTGCACTCCTTGGCGTCGATCCGGACAGTGTGATTCGGGTATCTGGAAAAACTGGTCAAGGCGTCGATGAACTCCTCGATCGGATTGTCCTAGAAGTGCCATCGCCGGTTGGTAACCCGGATGCGCCTACGCGTGCCATGATTTTTGATTCGGTCTACGATTCATACCGTGGCGTGGTGACCTACGTTCGCGTTGTTGATGGACAACTCGAGCCGCGTCAGCGGGTATCGATGATGGCCACGAATACTACGCACGAGTTACTTGAGATTGGCGTCATATCGCCAGAGCCGATGCCATCTAAGGGCCTGGGCGTGGGTGAGGTCGGCTACCTCATCACTGGTGTGAAAGACGTTCGCCAGTCGCGTGTGGGTGATACCGTTACAGACTTGCGCAAGCCCGCCGATGAAGCATTGGCCGGATATCGCGATCCGAAACCGATGGTGTTCTCTGGTATTTACCCTATTGATGGTTCGGATTATCCAGCATTGCGTGACGCGCTAGAAAAGCTTAAGCTCAACGACGCCGCATTGACGTATGAACCAGAAAACTCGGTGGCCCTCGGTTTTGGTTTCCGATGTGGCTTCTTGGGACTGTTACATTTGGAAATTGTCCGGGAACGACTCGAACGCGAGTTTGATCTTGATCTTATTGCTACCGCGCCATCAGTTATCTACCGAGTAGTGACGGATGCTGGCGAAGAGCATATAGTGGCTAACCCGTCGGAGTTTCCTGACGGCAAGATTAAGGCGATTTATGAACCGTTGGTAGAAGCCACGATTTTGACGCCGAAGGACTATGTTGGTTCAGTCATGGAATTGTGTCAGCAACGCCGTGGAATTATGGGCGGGATGGATTACCTGTCCGAAGACCGCGTCGAGTTACACTACAAGTTGCCGTTAGCTGAGATCGTGACTGATTTCTTCGATCAGCTCAAGTCCCGGACTAAGGGTTATGCGTCCCTTGACTACAAGGAAGAGGGGGAGCAGACTGCTGATTTGGTTAAGGTCAATATCTTGCTCAACGGCGAGACAGTGGATGCTTTTTCCGCTATTGTTCACCGCGATGCCGCCTACCATTACGGTGTTGAGATGACCGCTAAGCTCAAGGCGCTGATTCCGCGTCAGCAGTTCGAAATTCCGGTGCAGGCTGCGATTGGTACGCGTGTTATTGCGCGTGAAACGATTAAGGCGTTGCGCAAGGATATGTTGGCGAAGTGCTATGGCGGTGACGTTACTCGTAAGCGTAAGTTGCTTGAGAAGCAGAAGGCCGGTAAGAAGCGAATGAAGTCGATTGGCCGAGTTGACGTTCCACAAGAAGCGTTTGTGGCAGCGTTGGCTTCAGACATGCCGGAGGCGAAGAAAAAGTGA
- the hemW gene encoding radical SAM family heme chaperone HemW, translated as MIGVSPKPARTLSLSNADVSEGFGAYVHIPFCRVRCGYCDFNTYTNTDFGAGASVSDYHESLVREIKSSAQYLTGHEERPALTSIFFGGGTPTMLNASQLVAVLDKLREQFGVVDGAEITTEANPETVDRQALQILKDGGFTRVSFGMQSAVPHVLATLERQHTPGQVTKVTHWAREVGLEFSVDLIYGAPGESRADWQASLDTAIALEPGHISAYGLTIEPGTAMGRQVRRGELPDTDPDEQAAKYEMAAATLSAAGYSWYEVSNWAKPGKHSRHNLAYWRNTNWWGYGPGAHSHINGTRFWNVKHPGAYAQHLLAGNLPVADVEHLTDTERREETIMLGVRLSEGIAVPEGTQPRVIAGLIADELIDPATALGGRIVLTLRGRLLADTVIRALW; from the coding sequence GTGATCGGGGTATCACCTAAACCAGCCCGCACACTATCGTTGTCTAACGCAGACGTTAGTGAGGGGTTTGGCGCATACGTTCATATCCCGTTTTGCCGGGTGCGTTGCGGGTACTGCGATTTCAATACCTATACCAATACTGATTTTGGTGCGGGGGCTTCGGTTAGCGATTACCATGAGTCTTTGGTTCGAGAAATCAAAAGCTCGGCACAGTACCTGACTGGCCATGAAGAAAGACCCGCATTGACGTCCATCTTTTTTGGTGGTGGTACACCAACCATGCTCAATGCGAGCCAACTCGTTGCAGTGCTAGATAAGCTGCGTGAGCAGTTCGGCGTCGTCGATGGCGCTGAAATCACAACCGAAGCTAACCCGGAAACGGTGGATCGTCAGGCCCTACAAATCTTAAAAGATGGTGGATTCACCCGCGTATCTTTCGGTATGCAAAGTGCCGTTCCGCATGTGCTGGCCACGTTAGAACGACAGCACACCCCGGGACAAGTAACCAAGGTGACGCACTGGGCACGTGAGGTCGGGTTAGAGTTTTCCGTGGACTTGATCTACGGTGCGCCAGGGGAGAGCCGAGCAGATTGGCAGGCGTCTCTTGATACCGCGATTGCACTAGAGCCTGGGCATATTTCAGCCTACGGACTAACGATTGAACCAGGTACTGCGATGGGCCGGCAGGTGCGGCGCGGTGAATTGCCAGATACTGATCCAGATGAGCAGGCGGCAAAATATGAAATGGCTGCGGCGACGTTGAGCGCAGCAGGCTATTCCTGGTATGAGGTATCGAACTGGGCTAAGCCTGGGAAGCACTCTCGGCATAATTTGGCGTATTGGCGTAATACTAACTGGTGGGGTTACGGCCCGGGTGCGCATAGCCATATCAACGGTACGCGGTTTTGGAATGTGAAACATCCAGGAGCATATGCGCAACATCTTCTGGCAGGAAATTTGCCGGTTGCTGATGTGGAGCATCTCACGGATACTGAACGGCGTGAAGAAACAATTATGCTGGGCGTGCGGCTGTCTGAAGGGATTGCTGTTCCTGAAGGGACGCAACCACGTGTGATTGCCGGCCTTATTGCTGATGAGCTTATAGACCCGGCTACTGCGCTGGGTGGGCGGATTGTATTGACTTTACGCGGGCGATTACTGGCGGATACTGTTATTCGCGCCTTGTGGTGA
- a CDS encoding PH domain-containing protein, producing MAFPERLLGRDEHVVRHMREHPKTLFWHGCGLVFIAIIAMLLIYFLPASLRPWSTWVVIGFAGFAAIVVWVVPWLRWSTATYTITNRRIITRSGIFSKSGHDIPLSRISNVAYDQGILDRLVGAGTLILETSASEPLTLQDVPSINRVHVELTELLFADDDADAED from the coding sequence ATGGCTTTTCCGGAAAGATTACTCGGACGCGATGAACACGTCGTCCGTCATATGCGTGAGCATCCTAAAACATTGTTCTGGCACGGATGCGGGCTAGTATTCATCGCTATCATCGCGATGTTATTGATCTACTTTTTACCAGCGTCGTTGCGTCCATGGTCGACATGGGTTGTCATCGGATTCGCTGGTTTTGCAGCTATCGTTGTGTGGGTTGTTCCGTGGTTGCGGTGGTCTACAGCTACCTACACCATCACGAATCGTCGAATTATTACCCGGTCTGGAATTTTTTCGAAGTCCGGCCACGATATTCCGCTCTCCCGGATCTCAAATGTTGCCTACGACCAGGGCATCCTAGATCGTCTCGTTGGCGCTGGAACATTGATTTTGGAAACCTCCGCAAGTGAGCCGCTAACTCTCCAAGATGTTCCATCAATCAATCGCGTTCACGTCGAGCTCACTGAGCTTCTATTTGCTGACGACGACGCCGACGCAGAGGACTGA
- a CDS encoding ATP-binding cassette domain-containing protein translates to MAANPGSFGIPAELNSQHGQYAKLWNRVPQASIRLSFVANIAVFALMFSALFIVLRSDSTVNDVVAAMLGMLSGLSVTRSVGSAFGELMASVPLIKAYKDLTELLTKPRAGQVIAGPVGIEVSHGSFTYPTGTTTALQDINLSIEPGSVVAFLGENGCGKTTLVKLLAGLLEPDTGTVTVHGPHAQSSATSDRQASTSMVFQDFTKLELTVRDFVDPAGKESDDAIQDALIRARAWDFIQQLPDGINAQLGPQWDGSGLSGGQWQRLALARTFLSGAPVWILDEPTAAVDANAEAAIYEDVLRQRPAGTTVIIITHRPQTLTDVDAIIYLENGHIINTVS, encoded by the coding sequence ATGGCGGCAAATCCGGGCTCCTTCGGTATCCCTGCAGAGCTCAATAGCCAGCATGGTCAGTATGCGAAGTTATGGAATCGGGTGCCGCAGGCATCGATACGGCTATCGTTTGTGGCAAATATAGCTGTGTTTGCGTTGATGTTTAGCGCACTTTTCATTGTTCTGCGATCAGATTCGACGGTGAACGATGTCGTTGCAGCAATGCTCGGAATGCTCTCTGGCCTATCGGTAACTCGCAGTGTTGGTTCGGCTTTTGGTGAGCTCATGGCTTCTGTTCCGCTGATAAAGGCATACAAAGATCTCACTGAGTTACTGACGAAACCTCGAGCTGGCCAAGTTATTGCTGGCCCAGTAGGTATCGAAGTTTCGCATGGGTCTTTTACGTATCCAACTGGAACTACCACAGCTTTGCAGGACATTAACTTGAGCATTGAGCCCGGAAGCGTCGTGGCATTTCTTGGTGAAAATGGCTGTGGAAAAACGACCTTGGTTAAGCTGCTTGCCGGATTGCTCGAACCAGATACCGGCACCGTTACCGTGCATGGCCCACATGCGCAATCGAGTGCAACCTCTGATCGACAAGCCTCTACATCTATGGTTTTCCAAGATTTCACCAAGCTGGAATTAACGGTGCGGGATTTTGTTGATCCGGCAGGCAAGGAAAGCGATGACGCCATCCAAGACGCGTTAATACGTGCCCGTGCCTGGGATTTTATTCAGCAATTGCCAGATGGAATCAACGCACAATTAGGACCGCAATGGGATGGAAGTGGGCTTTCTGGCGGGCAATGGCAACGCCTTGCCTTAGCGCGAACCTTTCTATCGGGCGCACCGGTGTGGATTCTCGATGAGCCAACGGCTGCAGTAGACGCAAATGCCGAGGCTGCGATTTACGAAGACGTGCTACGCCAGCGCCCTGCAGGCACCACAGTCATCATCATTACCCACCGCCCGCAAACACTCACCGATGTGGATGCAATAATCTATCTAGAAAACGGGCATATCATCAACACCGTTTCATAA
- a CDS encoding helix-turn-helix transcriptional regulator, with translation MPEPIIKNRIAEFRKQQGLSQHRLAKAVGLKRRSIMAYENNTISPTLETAYKISAVLEQKFTDVFLVE, from the coding sequence ATGCCTGAACCGATCATAAAAAACCGGATCGCAGAGTTTCGAAAACAACAAGGACTTTCACAGCATCGGTTGGCTAAAGCAGTCGGATTAAAACGGCGCTCCATTATGGCCTACGAAAATAACACGATCAGCCCGACGCTGGAAACTGCCTACAAAATATCTGCTGTGCTCGAACAAAAATTTACTGACGTCTTTTTAGTTGAATAG